The DNA sequence AAGGCGGCGGACTGGACCAGAACGGTCACGAAAGACGACACGTCCTGCACGCCGCAGCGTTCGCCCATATCGTTGAGAACGGTGATCTTGTCCTTGCCCGCCTTCATCTCGTAGGCGACGATCTGGAATTCTTCGGACAACGCCCGATAGGACGCGCGCAGTTCGGCGCTGACGCGGACGATGCACTGGTCCAGCGACTGGCCCGCCTCGACACAGACCAGCATCATATCCAGCGCATCGGGGAAGCCGCGGGTGATCTCCTCCTTGCGGGCCTCTACCCGGCGCGTGACCCAGTATTTCGGCAGGAAGTATCCGACCGCCCCCGGCAACAGGGTGTAGATCATTGTTTTCTGCGTGCTCATGCCTTCGCCGCCACCCAAAACGCCGGTGTAGAAGATGCCCGCCGCCATGCCGATCAGGCCCAGCGCCATCTGCGCAAAGTAGAAGATGCGCACCGCGTCGCGCGATTGATACCCCGCCTGGCGCAGCATGAGTTGTTTGGCGGACAGTTCCGCGACATCCTCGGGTTCGAGAAACTTGGCAAACTTCTGCAACTGGGCGTTCTGGTCGGCCTGGCGCAGCTTGGCGCCCTGTGCCGCCTTGCCGGGGTTTGCCGCGGTGCGCTTGAGCTTGGTCAGCGGGTCCTCGGGCTGGCGCATGTACATGATGGCGGCGGTTGCCACCATGACAAAGCCCAGGACGCCGACGATGATGATCAATCCCATCGGGCCGAGGATCCGGGTGATCTGGTCGTTGATCTGCAGAAGGATATCCATGTCCGGTCCCTAAACTTTGATGTCGGTGAGAATGCGCATCACAAAGAGGTTCATCGCAAGGAAGATACCCACGAGGAAACAGGCAGGGATGAACAGGGCGTGGTCGCGCACTTCGTCGTAGTAATGCGGGTCCGAGACGTTGATCACGATCAGCGCGAGGATCGGGAAGGCGGACAGGAACTTGCCCGACCATTTCGCCTCGGCCGTGATCGCCTTCACGCGGCGGAACAGGCGGAAGCGGGCGCGGATCACCTTGGCCAGACCTGCAAGGATCTCGGCCAGGTTGCCACCCGATTGCTGCTGGATCGTCACGGCCACGGCGAGAAAGCGCAAATCCTGCATGTCCAGACGTTCGGCCATGTCCTTGAGCGCCTCGCCCACATCGCGGCCATAGGCGGATTCATCCGCGATCACGCCGAATTCCGAGGCGAGCGGATCCTGAATTTCCTTGGAGACGATCGAGATGGCGTTGGAGAACGGGTGCCCCACCCGCAAGGACCGCACCATCAGTTCCACCGCATCGGGAAGCTGCTCTTCGATCATGCCCATGCGTTTGTTCGCCTTGGACGAAATCCAGAAGTAGACACCGCCGACGCCGATCCCGACCGACAAAAGCGCACGCACCGGCGCGTCGGTTTCGGTGCCGACAGTCAGCGCCATGAAGGCGGCGGCAGACACGCCGCCCATGATCATCAGCAGCTGCTGGGGGGTAAAGGCGATGGCGGCCTTCTGCGCCTTGGTCGACAGCAGCGAATACAGCGGGATGGACTTGGCATCCATGTGCTGCTGCATTTCCTTGCGCAGCTTGTCGAGCACCTCTTCGCGGCGCGTGCCTTTTTCCAGCATTTCGAGCCGCCGGTTCACCCGGCTGTTCAGGCTGATGGACTTGCCAAAAGCCACGAGGTAGAGGCCCTCGACCAGCACCAGCACGCCGATGAAGATCAGGCCGTAGATAATCGGTTCGGCACTCATTGCAGGGGTTCCTTGATAGGCTGACGCATCTGTTCTGGCACGGCCTATTGGGCCGCGATGGGTTCGTAGATGGAGGACGGCAGGTCGTAGCCCCACATGCGAAACCGTTCCGCATAGTGGCTGCGCACGCCCGTCGCCGTGAAGTGACCGATGATCTTGTTGTCGGGGGTCAGGCCGACACGCTGGTAGCGAAAGATCTCCTGCATCGAGATCACGTCGCCTTCCATGCCGGTGATTTCGGTAATGGATGTCATGCGGCGCGAACCGTCCTGCAGACGGCTGGCCTGCACGATCAGATTCACGGCTGACGAGATCTGCGAGCGCACCGCCTTGAGCGGCATTTCGATCCCGGCCATGGCGATCATGTTCTCCAGACGAGAGACGCCGTCGCGGGCGGAGTTGGCGTGGATCGTGGTCATCGACCCGTCGTGGCCGGTGTTCATGGCCTGCAACATGTCGATCACTTCCTCGCCGCGGGTTTCACCCACGATGATGCGGTCGGGGCGCATCCGCAGGGCGTTTTTCAGACAGTCGCGGGGGGAAACCTCGCCCTTTCCTTCGACGTTGGCGGGGCGGCTTTCCATCCGGCCCACATGGGTCTGCTGCAACTGAAGCTCCGCCGTATCCTCGATCGTCAGGATACGTTCGGCGTTGTCGATGAAGGACGACAGGGCATTGAGCGTGGTGGTCTTACCCGACCCTGTACCGCCCGACACGATGATGTTGAGCCGCGTCGCGACGGCGGCCTGAAGATAGGCGGCCATTTCCTCGGTAAAGGCGCCAAAGTTCACCAGGTCGTCGATCCCAAGCTTGTCCTTCTTGAATTTCCGGATGGAAACAAGGCTGCCGTCCACCGCAACCGGTGGGACCATCGCGTTGAAACGTGAACCATCCTGCAGACGGGCATCCACATAAGGGTTGGATTCATCGACCCGGCGGCCCACCGCGCTTACGATCTTGTCGATGATGCGCAGCAGGTGCTTTTCATCCTTGAAGGTGATGTCGGTGAGCTGCAGCCGACCGTCGCGTTCCACGAATATCTGTTGCGGTCCGTTCACCAGAATATCGTTGACCGTATCGTCCTTGAGCAGGGTTTCCAGCGGACCAAGGCCCGTCACCTCGTCGAACAGCTCCGAATTCAGTGTTATCCGGTCTTCGCGGTTCAAAACGATGCTCTTCTCGGCCAGAATTTCCGCGGAAATCGCGTTGATCTCCTGGCGCAGGTCCGCTTCGCTGGCATGTTCCAGTGCCGCAAGGTTCAGGTTGTCCAGCAGGGCCCGGTGCAGCTCCAGCTTGATTTCGCCCATCCGCTGCTTGCGTTTCACATCCTTGTCGACGGGGGCGGCCGCAGCGGGTTGGCTGGCCTTGCGCACAACAGTCTTGGCCGGCTGCGCCGAGGGCGGCGGTGCCAGATCGACAACCGCGGCCGCCTTGCGGGCCGGTGCGGCGTCAGACGTCTTCTTGTATTTGGAAAACATGTGTGTGCTCTTTCGGTTCAGGATCAGGCGGCTTCGGCCTGGTCGCCCTTGAGGTCGTGGATGGACGCCGCAAGCTTGGCGATTTCACGGCGCAATGGGCTTTTCGGCGCGGCATTGGCCAGCGGCATCCCGTGGTCGTTGGCCTGGGTGATCGGCTTGCCCCCGTCGGGCAGTTGCACGTCGATGGAGATGCTCAGCGATTCCGCCATGCGCTTGACCCGGCTCTTGGCGTTCAGGTCGGTGAACTTTGGCCCCCGGTTCAGCACGTAGCGCAGTTTTTCCAACGGCAGGTCTTCCGACTGAAGCGCGCGTTTGAACCGCAGGGTATTCTGCGCCGACCGCATGTCGAGCTCCAGCATGGCGAAATAGACATGCGACTGGTTCAGCACCGTTTCGGACCACTGCACGAGGGTCGACGGCATGTCGATCACCACATAATCGAACTGGCTGCGGGCGATCTGAAGCACCCGGTCGATGTCGTCGGAACCGAGCAGGTCCAGCGGCAGCATGTCGGTCGGCGCGGTCAGCACGTGCAGTCTGTCCTCGTAGGTCAGCATCGCCTGGCCGAAGATCTCCTCGTCCATGCTTTCGGTGTCCGACAGCATCTCGTAGACGGCTTCTCGGCGCGGCAGGTCGAGGAAGGTCGCGACCGATCCGTACTGAAAATCCAGATCCAGAAGACAGACCGACGGCGGCGCTTTCTTGTCCGCGGTGGCAAGCTCCCACGCGAGGTTCACAGCCATGGTGGTGCTGCCGGTGCCCCCGGCCAGACCGTGCACCACGATGACGGCACCGTTCTTGTTTGCGCCTGCGCGCAGGCTCGGCCCGCTGGTTTCAGATGGCGCGGCCTGGGGCTGGCCCGTTTCACGGACCTTGGCAATGGCCTGGGCAAGCTCACCTTCGGGCAGGGGGTAGGGTACGAATTCGTCCGCCCCCTGGCGCAACAGGGAATGCAGCGCCGCGGGGGTCACGTCTTCGGCAATCAGGATCACGCGCACGTCATGCGCCTTGGCCTGAGTGATGATCTCGGACATCAGGGTCAGGTTGTCTTCGTCATCCTGATCTATCGCAAGGGCAATGAACTCCATCGCCGACGCCTCTGGTTGGCTGAAAAAGGCAAGTGCCTCGGAAAACCCGAGATCGCCCCAGCTCTCGCCCATGGTGTCTTCCATGTCCTCGATCAGCAGATCGAAGTTCTGCACGTCACGGCTGACGGTACAGGCGACGATCTGTGCGGCTTCCGGTT is a window from the Sulfitobacter sp. THAF37 genome containing:
- a CDS encoding type II secretion system F family protein, with amino-acid sequence MDILLQINDQITRILGPMGLIIIVGVLGFVMVATAAIMYMRQPEDPLTKLKRTAANPGKAAQGAKLRQADQNAQLQKFAKFLEPEDVAELSAKQLMLRQAGYQSRDAVRIFYFAQMALGLIGMAAGIFYTGVLGGGEGMSTQKTMIYTLLPGAVGYFLPKYWVTRRVEARKEEITRGFPDALDMMLVCVEAGQSLDQCIVRVSAELRASYRALSEEFQIVAYEMKAGKDKITVLNDMGERCGVQDVSSFVTVLVQSAAFGTSISDALRVYAGEMRDKRVMRAEEAANKLPTKMTLATMMLTVPPLLIILVGPSVHGITQLGKMGGLAE
- a CDS encoding type II secretion system F family protein, whose product is MSAEPIIYGLIFIGVLVLVEGLYLVAFGKSISLNSRVNRRLEMLEKGTRREEVLDKLRKEMQQHMDAKSIPLYSLLSTKAQKAAIAFTPQQLLMIMGGVSAAAFMALTVGTETDAPVRALLSVGIGVGGVYFWISSKANKRMGMIEEQLPDAVELMVRSLRVGHPFSNAISIVSKEIQDPLASEFGVIADESAYGRDVGEALKDMAERLDMQDLRFLAVAVTIQQQSGGNLAEILAGLAKVIRARFRLFRRVKAITAEAKWSGKFLSAFPILALIVINVSDPHYYDEVRDHALFIPACFLVGIFLAMNLFVMRILTDIKV
- a CDS encoding AAA family ATPase — its product is MSSVMPQPEAAQIVACTVSRDVQNFDLLIEDMEDTMGESWGDLGFSEALAFFSQPEASAMEFIALAIDQDDEDNLTLMSEIITQAKAHDVRVILIAEDVTPAALHSLLRQGADEFVPYPLPEGELAQAIAKVRETGQPQAAPSETSGPSLRAGANKNGAVIVVHGLAGGTGSTTMAVNLAWELATADKKAPPSVCLLDLDFQYGSVATFLDLPRREAVYEMLSDTESMDEEIFGQAMLTYEDRLHVLTAPTDMLPLDLLGSDDIDRVLQIARSQFDYVVIDMPSTLVQWSETVLNQSHVYFAMLELDMRSAQNTLRFKRALQSEDLPLEKLRYVLNRGPKFTDLNAKSRVKRMAESLSISIDVQLPDGGKPITQANDHGMPLANAAPKSPLRREIAKLAASIHDLKGDQAEAA
- a CDS encoding CpaF family protein encodes the protein MFSKYKKTSDAAPARKAAAVVDLAPPPSAQPAKTVVRKASQPAAAAPVDKDVKRKQRMGEIKLELHRALLDNLNLAALEHASEADLRQEINAISAEILAEKSIVLNREDRITLNSELFDEVTGLGPLETLLKDDTVNDILVNGPQQIFVERDGRLQLTDITFKDEKHLLRIIDKIVSAVGRRVDESNPYVDARLQDGSRFNAMVPPVAVDGSLVSIRKFKKDKLGIDDLVNFGAFTEEMAAYLQAAVATRLNIIVSGGTGSGKTTTLNALSSFIDNAERILTIEDTAELQLQQTHVGRMESRPANVEGKGEVSPRDCLKNALRMRPDRIIVGETRGEEVIDMLQAMNTGHDGSMTTIHANSARDGVSRLENMIAMAGIEMPLKAVRSQISSAVNLIVQASRLQDGSRRMTSITEITGMEGDVISMQEIFRYQRVGLTPDNKIIGHFTATGVRSHYAERFRMWGYDLPSSIYEPIAAQ